One Planctomycetota bacterium DNA window includes the following coding sequences:
- a CDS encoding glycosyltransferase family 2 protein yields the protein MNLNDITPVVLTKNEEPNIGRCLDDLHWARRVVVLDSQSTDATERLAKQRANVAWYVRPFDVLATQWNHALTDTGIETPWILALDADYRLTPELLDELRALEPPADVSAYWARFVWCVWGRPLRGTAYGPIAVLFRSGQAHYRADGHAHRLVVERGRTETLRHPIEHDDRKSLRRFLDSQWLYMDLEARKLLTSQPAGLSLADRLRKTILLGPPLVLVYCLVWKLGLLDGWAGWYYALQRVAAETILSLKLIEHRLGARSADASATASKDRQP from the coding sequence TTGAACCTGAACGATATCACCCCCGTCGTGCTGACCAAGAACGAGGAGCCCAACATCGGGCGTTGCCTCGACGACTTGCATTGGGCGCGGCGTGTGGTCGTACTCGATAGCCAAAGCACCGACGCCACCGAGCGCCTGGCCAAACAACGCGCGAACGTCGCTTGGTACGTCCGGCCGTTCGATGTGCTGGCTACGCAATGGAATCACGCGCTGACCGATACCGGCATTGAAACTCCTTGGATCCTGGCCCTCGACGCCGACTATCGCCTGACCCCCGAGTTGCTCGACGAACTACGCGCGCTTGAACCGCCGGCCGACGTCTCGGCCTACTGGGCGCGCTTCGTCTGGTGCGTCTGGGGGCGTCCTCTGCGCGGCACGGCCTATGGTCCGATCGCCGTGCTGTTTCGCAGCGGCCAGGCCCACTATCGCGCCGACGGTCACGCTCACCGCTTGGTGGTCGAGCGCGGCCGAACTGAGACCCTGCGCCACCCCATCGAGCACGACGATCGCAAATCGCTGCGCCGGTTCCTCGACTCGCAGTGGCTCTACATGGACCTCGAAGCGCGAAAGCTGCTCACCAGCCAGCCTGCCGGGCTGTCGCTGGCTGATCGGCTGCGCAAGACGATCTTGCTTGGTCCGCCGCTGGTGCTCGTCTATTGCCTGGTCTGGAAGCTCGGGCTGCTCGACGGCTGGGCCGGTTGGTACTACGCCTTGCAGCGCGTGGCGGCCGAAACGATCCTAAGCCTGAAGCTGATCGAACACCGCCTTGGCGCGCGTTCAGCCGACGCTTCCGCTACGGCCTCCAAGGACCGACAGCCGTGA